The Sesamum indicum cultivar Zhongzhi No. 13 linkage group LG6, S_indicum_v1.0, whole genome shotgun sequence genomic interval AAGCCCAAATAACTCTAGAAATTGCTTTTGTAATTGAAATGCAGATTTAGATTACCTAATTAGACAGTGAAACGGCAAATTatccaaattttgaaaattgaattactAAGACCAGAATCTGATATCTTTTTCTCTGTCCCCATTGATTTTCCTTGTCTTATTTTCTACTCTTTGATTTCTTGTTAGGTAACAGCTACGGGAATACAGTTTGGTTCCGTAGGTTTGGAACGAAATTATTACGTACGCAAGGTAAACAAAGAAGAATCTTTTGGCCTATTTGATGATCATAAAAGCATAAAACATTTAACAGTTTAACTGCCGACACCAATTCACCCACAGACCACAACACTTCACCAAACCAGAAAAGAAGACACAGATCCAATCAACCCTTGAAAGTTGAAACCCATCTCCTCTTCTCTTTATAGCAACATCTAAAGGTGAGGAAACCCAGACAACTCAATAACACGGGTCAGTTTCGATCTCTCCTTTCTCAACATTGTTATCCTGTATGTTCGCTTTTTTTTATCGAAATTTGCATTTGTAGTTATGGgcattaatttgtttttaataaagttTGCCCAGATTTGAGTATGACTTTGCTTTATATTTAAGTACAAGCAAGGTTTTTCTGGAACAGTGTTTGCGTATTGTACTATTCGAGTTTGAGTTTCTTGGATCTGAGTACTTTTTATCTGTTGTTTTATGTAGCTACTTTTGAGGTGGTAACACTGGAATTTCTGGAACAACGGTTCTTCAGGCGGTCCGGGTTGGGCTGAGCCCTTGTTATTTTTCGTTGAGATTTGTTAGTTCTGAGGTTTAAAGCACTACTTTGGTATTAGCTTTTCAAAAAAACacttgagaaaataaaatattggcGAAGGCATTATGTGGTGTAGAGTTTAGCATTTAAATGGCTGGGAAACAATGCGGTGAAGGCAATGGTCGGTAGCAGTTTAGTAACTGAAAGAGTTGAGGACAGTGGAAGTGTCGATttattaacgcgtgaagataAGAGTGTAAGAATTAGCCGGGAACCTTCCTTCTCGGGCTGGTTTGATGAGGATGGAATCCCACTTCCAGCTCGATTGAGAAATGATGAAGTAAATGAAGAAGACTTTGTTTTCAGGTTGCATTTGGTTCAGCCACAGGGATCAGAGAATGGAGTTTTAGACAGAGAGGGCTCTAATAATTGTCGGCACAGGATGGAGCACGGTGGAGATACTGATGGTGCTTCCACCAATGGTTTGAGAAAGCAAAATGAGAGTTATGTGCCTTTGGACATTGAAAATAGCCATGATATAGATAAGACATATACAAGTAGCACCAGCAGTTATAATCGAGTTGATTACAATAGTCCATTTAGGAGAAATGAGGAGAACCCTATTTCAGTTTCTGATGTGCTGAAGACGTTGGTTCTTATACTGGTCTGGTACACGTTTAGTACATTCTTGACACTGTAAGTGCTTTGTTCTTAGTtgttctgttttctttttacatgGATTCTCTTGAATTATTgcttcttaaaaattatggttcTTACTTACTCTTTGTTGATTTGTTGGTTTTGCTTGGAGCAGGtataataaaactttattAGGGGATGACATGGGAAAATTCCCTGCCCCACTATTGATGAATACTATCCACTTTGCCATGCAAGCTGTGTTGTCAATGGGCATTACATGGTTTTGGTCTGACAGATTTCATTCCTCTGTTATGTCATGGAAGGATTATTTTGTGAGAGGTAGGAGGAAATTCTGTAGCTCACATTAGTTCTTAAACATCTTCACATATGTAGTCAATATTCAAATAGTTACTTGTATGTTTCATGGGGCTTTCTTTTCATTCAAGTAATAGccatattaattataactttacTGATTATTTGTGACTGAGTTTTGTCTATTTGTTTCGAAAATGGAAAACTAGTTAAGTTCTCATATATTTTAGATGTTTAAGTTTGTGTTAGAAAACATAGATTTACAAGCTATTTGAttgttattttgatttttcattcttcTCCTTGGTATCGAAGATCAGCAGCTAGTCagggaaaaaaataaggatagaGGGTCAACTAGTTATTTTcacaagacaaaaataaaaaatccttttaaatatacaaaagtGAATTCCAATATATTCTCTGTTCGTTTGTTGTGTTTGTGCTGAGATTATTAGGAGtgattgtttgtttgttttcataaTACTGAAAGATTCGACATATATCAGCTTATGCAATTATCTAATCCTCCATTCTGTCCATGTAccatgaaatattaaattgagtTACTTAGGATAGGAGTCTGCATCTAAAGGGTTCGGTTTATGTTCTTTTGGCTAGCAGGAGCAAGCTGCTTTTCCATCTCTAAGCTATTGCTTGTTTCATGTAATTCTGTATCTTCTGAACCAAATGGGGTGGGTTGGGGGATGGATTTGACATGGAGAAGTTTTCCTTTGGAACCGAGACCAACAACTCCATGTATGAGCAAATGGAATGTTGTGTTAATAGTGGAATTATGCTTCGTACTGCTCATAAAAGCATGCCgtataaattgatcaaaatttaggacCTTGGTTTAGTACTTGAGTCAAATCGAAGAGCATGATGAAAGCTGGTTGTATAGATACTGAAGATTTCAGATGTAGTTTCTTCCTTAAAAGGTTTGGGTGCAGTTTCTTCCTTAAGAGGCTGAAGTTTTTCTGTTGCTTCATTTTGGATGCAGTTTCTTCCTTCATAGGCTGAAGTTTTTCTTTGTTCCTGCATCTGTTATCTGTTTATGCATCTGGGTGTTACTCATGTTCTCCAAATGATTAGTTGAGTGCAATCCCTAAAACTGGAAGCAACCTCTAGAAAAAAGTTCATAGGAGAAACAGTATGTATCGATTTTTGTCTAGTCCTTACTTAGCGGTATATAAATCAACCTACCTTGACCAGTCTTTACTCCAACTTttgagtttatatatattgactcttttctttttgacaCTTCTGTATCAAGGGCCAGGGCCATCTAATTAGCTTAGGAAATGGTGTAAGTTCTTTTCCACTATGTCATTCCATTTTATTCTGCTTCAACCTTCCCTCTAAATTACCTTTAGGACTACTCCCACTATTTTCTGCTATGGTGTAGAATGTTTATAGGCCTACCTAGACAATTTTTCTTCATCCAAATTATGTTTGGCACAAAATTTTTGCCGCTTCTATTTGTCACCTGGGAGCTCAAGTATTTACTGAAgcatgatttttgtttttgtatcaTTTCTCCTGTTTCATTGAGTTTGCTAGCATCATTGACTTCTCTGACAACTAATGCTACAGATGGCCTTTGCCTTTCACAGTTGTACCAACGGCTCTCAGCACTGCATTGGATGTAAATCTAAGCAATGCATCCCTGGTTTTCATCTCCGTCACTTTTGCCACTATGGTTAGTTCTTCTCTATCCATTATTTATGCATCACTGGAATCAAACTGCTTTAAAACTTTGAGGTTCTGGCGACTTGGCTTATGGTATCTGAGAATTTCAGCTGGCTGGTCTTAGTTAAAATTTGTTAACATGTATAGCTAATGAACAAATTGGCTAATAAAAATGAGGATGACCAAGACTTGAAGTCAATGAAGGTTGAGAGTTATATTCCAATGCTGAAGAATCCAACAAGAAATCTGATATGTTAAGCCGAAACTAATAGCTATCTTTCGGGTGTAATTCTTGAGTACTCATAAACAAGACTGAACAAATAGTGGATCTTGGACCTGGTATCCTCTAAGAGACAAAAACACTATTAACCCCATTGTCGAAAAGACGTGCTTTGGGTGTCTTATACAAATGGAacataactaataaatgacTTTCAAATGCAAAGGAAGTACAGCCTCCACTTTTATATTAAAGTTAGTTTCCGATTAATTTGCTTTCAAGAACATACAGAATGATCTTTTGGCTTTTCCTGACTTAGTCTTCTAGATTGACATATGTTCCATTCCCCTGGGTCATTTATGTcacaagaaaatttaagaTAACTAAGTccattatatttgtatttgcaGTGTAAATCAGCGGCCCCAATATTTCTCCTTCTTTTTGCCTTTGCATTCAGGTATTTCTTCATGAACTGATCTGGTTGCTTTACATCACCTCCTCCTAGCGATAATCTTACCTTTCTGTACTGTGTGTGAAAAACACTTTCACTTCCTAAGAAGTTTATGAAGCTCAATAATCTTTTAGTCTATGTAAGGTAGATGAATTGAGGATTTTATTCAGATCAATCACGAATGTGTGGAcaaacttaatttttgaaaagctcATTTAGTGATTTTGACATATGGGTTCCAATCTGGTACTTATTGTTGCTGATAGCATTTTCTTGATGGCCATACTCAGACATGGTGACTTGCAAATTTCGGCAAAATAGACTACTGGgctttctcaatttcttttgccTCATTCTCATCCTGAAATGGGAAATTTCAATTCCCATTAATATTTTCTGGTAAAAAATCCTTGTGAAGTTTTTATGAACTTGATACATTTTATCTCGGATAAAGATCATACTCTGCAGAATGTTTCTCATGTGACATGATCTCTGCATTATTTACGAGGTCCTTGTGCATATGATGTTTCATAGAGGATGTGAATGGTAAGGTGTTTCTACCATGCATATAAAAGAGAACTAGAAGTCTACAATATAACACCTGAAATTTAATGGCAAATGAAGATAGGTATTTCATTAGGttggaaaggaaaaaggaacTAGTACATGCATCAACGGTGTGTGGCACTAATTAGGCAAGGGAAGGCCAAATTTTACCAGGATTTTCCAAAACTTTTTGGTTCAGACTATAGGTGAAGCAAGGGGAAGAATAATTGTTGCCGTTCGGACAAACGGGGGCCGGGATAGGGTGACCTAGTCTGTTATAGTTGGGTAGTGCAGGAGCATAAAATGCTTATAGATTGATAAACAGCAGATGAGGGTGCATGGTCACTGAAGGACACACAGTGTtggttcatatttaattatgaggAATATCTTGCCATTAACTAGTGACATGTGTAAAAATGCACTTTTTTCTGCAAATTTGTTATTGTTCAATGTATCatcatatttcaatttcttttatgtcaCGTGTTATCCTAAAATCATTATCATGTGAAGTTTTTTCGTGttctttcctttcattttttggctGTATATCACATACATTCTTAGTTATTTGACCTGGCTTTTGACTCAACACATGTTCTTTTGAAGATTGGAGTCTCCAAGTGTTAAGCTTCTTGGCATTATCTTGGTCATTTCAGTTGGGATACTGTTAACAGGTATCATGTGTGTCATATTCATTCTTGTTGCTGAATTTATATGTCTTGGGGGGGAGATTCTGTCATGAATATCTTCCAAATTCAGGGACGGCCTTTGATATTGTCACCTGTCATTTTAAGTAatgatattgataaataatcgAAGACTTTCTGTATATGTAATTGTTCATTTTCCAGGTTTCTTCCACCATGTTTTTTGATGAACAACAGCAAGTAGCTTAAGAAGCCAGCATTTTCAATGAGGCCTTACTTCCGCAGATGCCCATGTTTGAGTATTTAAGTGTGTTTTAAAAGACCATTGGTGTTTCTCCAGTGTTTCCAGCATAAATGCTCCATCAATATTCTAGACATCGGATGATGAACgtatttaataattgttaCTTGAAAAGAATGACTTTATATTTTGTCCAAGCTAATAAACTTTATTATTCAAGATACTGCTTAAGCAAAATTTTGACTGACTTGATGCAAGTGCGAAAAGTCACTTTGTGGATTCCTGGGCACTTCTGTTGCTGATGCATGCTGAGTTTCTTCTGCAAAATTTCCTCTGGTTAAGGCTGAGCCTTATACATGTACAAATTAGAGTAGAAATGCAAATAGATAAATAGAATTAGCCTTATATCGTAATCTGACTTATCcaaattgaaaagaataagCAATGGAAAGACCTGAAAtgatttctattattttaccTTGTGAAGGGGAATGCTGTTCTAGATTCTGAATATATTGCTAACTATTAAAATCAAGACAAAGTCAGCTCAAAACAGTCTATCTTGATTATTGTGGTTCTAACCTTTTTAGCCTGTAATGCAGTTGCAAAGGAGACAGAGTTTGAGTTCTGGGGTTTCCTATTTGTTATGCTTGCTGCTGTCATGTCTGGGTTCCGCTGGACAATGACACAAATTCTTCTCCAGGTGTGAGCAATATTACGCTTGTGACTAGTCTTTATTTCTGGTTTCTGAACTTATTTTCCTTgtttctattataaattattcgtATATGCTCTCACATGTCTCTTTTCTTGGCTTGTTACATTACTGATTGGTCGTGCTGACATGAAAACTGCCATTGAAGAAAGAAGCCTATGGTGAGTGTTATCGTTAAGCTCCTGCTTTcaacatgaaaattttagCTTATATGTGCATATGTTTACTTCTCTTTGCTATTTTGGGAATATTTACTTATGAAGTTCTCATTTTTAaccaatatatttatgtttgttgAAATTAAAGCACTTTGAGTTTTCAATTTCCCAACTTATCTCAATTAAACACAACTGTATCTTTTAGGACAGAATATAGACCTCTTCTTCCACTCTGCCCAAAGGGCTAATTCCATAGTTAAATTGTGAGCTTCTTATGGCAGATTCAAATAGTTATGAAGCTTAAGTAGTTTGCATACATCTTATTCACATTCCTTGTGATTGAATGCTGGCAGTTCATGATTCTGACAGGTGTATCGAGGAGcctatttatgatttaaatagaatttaatcagtctgttaaatttatttaacaagGATGCTCTTTGTCTTAGAAAATctgtatgatttttttcaacACTTAGTGAAGACTAAGCCATATACAATTCTAGCTAAGGTCTATACTTGATCCTTAATTTTTGCATTACATTTATTGATAGTTTATTATTCAACTGAATTGTTTCCAACATCGAGGCTTGAAATTGTCCTAGCTGCTTTATCTGTCTGTTAATGACACCTTTTGTCTTCTGCaacatttttaattgtaaaattagtTCGGTCTAGTTTGCTCTTTGCTGTTGTCCTGCATTTTTCATGTTCAACTGGACCTAGAAACTAAGGCTTATGTTGAAAATTGGCTTCTATCCAGATTTTGTTTGTACATGTGAGGAGGGCcatttacataatttcagtttgtctcccaaaatCCACCCCTGAAGTCGTCAGGAGAAAGTAATATGACTCAGATTTTTGCACGTCCAGGGACTATAAATGTGGTCTTACAGATCAAAGTATTTTATGGATGAAAGATGTTTTTTTGATGGACTACACTCttgttttcataattaaatagaattattaattggtAAGTCGATTCCATTTAACAAGGATGCAATTCTGTTTAGTAAGCTATACTGCATTCATTTTTCAACATTTAGTGATGTCTAAGCTACTTACAAATTCTGAGGTCTAATTTGATGCTCGGTTAAGAGCTCTGTTACATTATTGATAGTTTATCTATGAAGTTAATTGTTGTCAGTTGTTTCATTTTGTTGACCTTTTTTATCATGTCTAATCACTGACACTTTTTGTCCTTTTCAAGGTCTTAAAAATCCACTTGTTTTGATGAGCTACGTGACCCCCATTATGGCAATTGCAACTGCTCTATTTTCTCTTATGTTGGACCCATGGCATGAGTTCAGGACGAGTACTTATTTTAACAGCTCATGGAATATATTGAGAAGTTGTTTGCTGATGTTGTTTGGTGGAACACTTGCTTTCTTCATGGTAAGAGATTCTGGATTCAATATTTCGAATATGGTGCTTGCGATACATGGTAGTTTTGTTTTTCAGtaactttcttttcttaatctGGAAAAATCAATGGACTACTCCAGTCATGTCAGTAGACTCTAAAAAACTCAATAAAGCCTATTGTCTCATTTCTGCTGCATAACTCCTCTTTTCCATGCCGCTTCATTGTCTCTAAAGTTAAAGGACAAAGAGCCAGTTGAAAACCatctttaaatttcaattgatCATGTTTTGCACTCCGAAGTTTGAATTCCTTGCTTCTGAGAAAAGCTTGACTTTGGTCATGTTGCAGGTATTAACAGAATATATTCTTGTGTCAGTTACTAGTGCAGTAACAGTAACGATTGCCGGGGTTGTGAAGGAAGCTGTAACTATATTGGTATATAAGACTACTCTTTTATTTTGCTTATATATTTGCTACATTTTGCTGAAAAACTGTTAGTTTGATACGTTGGTTTGTTTGCTGATTTGCATGGCTAAGTGTTTTTCCACATAGTTGAGGGGATAATCGTCAGTGAATCAGTTATATAAGTGGAGCAATTTACTCCACAttataaagttgaaattatcaacttggATATTTTTCGAAGTCAAGTATGGATGATTCTATGCCTTTATAACAGTTCTTGGGGCCGAATTAAACGCTGAAGGCAGCTCGTTTCATccaagttaaaaaatttattcatcaCATTTTAAGGAGTAGAAACGTGATCAGATTTAATTTGCTGTACTGGTAATAtctttttatggattaaaagTGGGAATCAAACATCATAACATTGGCTATCttggacaaattagagatCCTTAATCTGATGGAATTTAATTAGGTGCAGTCTCAGTTTTGGTTGATTAAGATGGAGATGTCTCATGAGATAGGTTTTCAGTATGGAATTGACAACGAATAACTCTATCGGGGGTCCTCTGATATCCTGGAGTTTAGTCTCATGAAAAACGCAAGAGTCATCTTGTCGCTCAACTGTGCTAATCTCTGCtatctttgaaattttgtgCAGAACTACTTTTGTTTTTGACGTATGATATCTTTTCAGGTGGctgtattttatttccatgATGAGTTCACATGGATGAAAGGGGTTGGCCTTTTAACGATAATGGTTGGTGTCAGTTTGTTTAACTGGTACAAGTAAGTCATCAGCTGCATGCCATTCACCAAAACGTTACATTGTTATGTTTCTATTTCCTATTCTCGTGAATAAAGTCAAACTGGGTCAATTAAGTATACCCATGCACATTTATTATTAGTGATTTATTTTTGCtagtttttttcaaatatatgcGTATCGTCGCTTGCCCGACTGTTGGTTGATCCATGCAAGTCATTTTCCCATTAATGGAAAAGAAacgtttatttatttacttatcaaGACATCCTTGATCAATAGCTGAAAGGTAGGACTTAAGGCAATAGTGAAGAAGCTTTCTTGCCAACTTTGGGCTGAGCTGAAAGATATGACCTGTGGTGATATTTAAGAACCTCTTTTTTGGCTGTTATCCATTGTATAGCTTTTGCAGTTTAGATTGCAACGAAGACTCTGTTTTGACATTCCGGTGAATATGTTGCTAGTTACCACTTggttttcatgaaaatttgcGAATAGGTTGTAGAAACTTTCGTTTTTGTGATGATAGCGATAAAATGTTGGATAAAATCAAGAAGTAATACAACCAGAAGCCCTTTACCTAATAGCTCGAATTTCATTCTTCTGTCTGTCAGGTACCAGAAGTTACACAATGGCGAGACAACTGCTGGGTCACCAACAGATGGTACAGCTTCAAAGTATGTTATTCTTGACGAAATGGACgaggaagaagaggatccTGAAAGCTCAACTATGCATTTGAACTAATAAACTCGGGTAAGCATATTACCTATTGGTATGAATGCCACCGACTCTTTTAAGCTATTTCCCGACACTTGGCAGCTGCCATTTGTTAACATTTCTTGAGGATTTTGTGCTCCAAATATTTACATTGACGAGGCCGGTGTTGTCTTTCATCTGACAGATGGTATGAACTTGCCCTTGCTTGCTTCTGTAAATGTCGACGTTGTCTAATGGGCCATGTATCGTTGGCTCGATTTTGTAAAAGACATGGGATATTGAGTGCCGGAGTTTGTAACTACTTCACAGATTTTGGTGAAAGATTTATAAGCATTTGGTCCCAAATGGTTTCTTGTATCAACATTGTTCACAAGGTGGTGTAGATTTAAAGAATTTGTTGACATCAATTTAAAATAGGAGACCCCAACTGCTTTTGGGAGTTATAAGTCAAAATTTTTCCTTCACGTTCAGTTGAGTGTATATTCAGATTCTGGAGAATATTCAACTTCCTTGTATTCATAATTTCTACTTCCCTTCTTTAATAAATGATCTCTAATTGGCATTTGTCCATTATTATCCTGtccatcttttcttttcttttttttttttttgaaaagaaaattatggagCAAATATATTACCGAATTCAGGCTTGGAGGGTGTtctgctaaatttatttaaaatatctcaaaagttgatacatttttataaaatatttttaaaatttataagatgttggattttattttaattaatatattttaatatttaaataaaataaaattataaaacttatataataaaCTCTTTGGTTATTTCTCTTGGGGTGAAGCTTAAATTGTGTCTATTGGTCAGTTGTGGTTTCCGTTTCCACTGTTATAATCAATAGAAGCAAAGAATCTGCTCTCTTCTATTTTCACTCTTGGTTTAGTATATTAATAGGTAAATTATAATCGGCTCTTtggaaatttgatataattataaatatttttttattatttaaaaaataacgatATCTTTTGGAATTAATTGTGGTCTAACAAATACTTACTTATTATAAATTGTCACGAGAggatatttattagacgattattaattttaaaagaatatttataattttttaaacaataaagaaGTATCTGTAATGATAACTGTTGAAATTTTTCctatattgatattttgattttctccATTTGACTACACCATATAGTTGTTATATTAGAACACTATTTTAaccttaaatatattttcgtaAAAAATTGTTACAAAAATCACTCTACATTTGAATAACTTTTAATATCTCAATAATTCTTagactattattatttatttattactaaaaatttagtATTAGAAGAATAACGACACAATTATGCTTGCTAAAGGTGAACACCATGCAACCACGATTTAATTCTTCTATtacattaatgttttttttttttgttccttAATGTACGTAAATCTAACAATTAAGTTATCCATCAAAATAGTCGAGACGATGTGGTTCAGATGGCACAAAAAGACCTCAACCCATACTTGTTGATTAAGGCCGAGAAGGGTGTGGATATATTTTGTGTGGAGGAGGAGCATATATTGAAGTCAATTAAGACAGCTCAAAATAGGTTGTGGTGAAGAAAACACAGCAGAAGGAGAAGAAATGTCCATGAAAGACTTTTCTTTCTTACCTGCCCTGCAGCAATCTACATATATACTGATTGATGGCTCTAATCTTTGCACTCAGCTCTTCTCAGTTCTCAATCTCTGATAATATACAGCCCCACATTTCACATAGAACACGCACTGTGAAAGCATATTGTAATGGACTTACTGCTCAGCGCAGTGGCACTTTCTTGTACTGTTGTGCTAACAATATACGCATGGAAAATCTTGAATTGGGTGTGGTTTGTGCCGAGGAAGCTGGAGAAATCCCTCAGACAACAAGGTTTTGTCGGAAACCCCTACAGATTTTTGCTTGGGGATGTGATGGAAATGACGGGGATGGCGAAAAAAGCCTACTCCAAGCCCATCGATTTCTCGGATGATTTTGTGCCTAGGATTGCTCCCTTTTTCCTTAAAATTGTTAATAACTATGGTAtgtttgtctttctttttaatactCAGATTTTATgagtatttcttttattttcttggtatatataaatttgggTGCCTTCAGttgcattatattttttcaaatgttaatcttatgtgtatatatgtttcttttataatgTCTCGTTGTGGGCTCTCCTACAATAATAGAATGATCCATTAGGTATTTGTTACacgatttttaattttaaaaggttatttataatttttcaaagattgcgtaggtatttataattatagtaaatctCAAGAAAATCCTTCATTATTTACTCGGTAAAGTATCATATGTGATATAGAATATCATTTTATGATAGAAACGTTAgacattatataaatatgattagaGAGGGTAAAATTGCAAAGTTGGTCCCATAGAAGGATCATTTCAATTTGGCTCCCagttaaaatttgaaccaCTAGTCCAAAAAGATAGCACATCCGGCCCTTTTTGGCACTCCGCTGTTATAAACTAATGGAAAAACCTATGTGGTATTTATTTAGCTGTTAGCTGGTGATTTTTGAAAGGATTTGAAAAGATTTTCGAGAGAATTTAGGTCGTtggaacttttttttaatgct includes:
- the LOC105165597 gene encoding probable sugar phosphate/phosphate translocator At1g06470, giving the protein MVGSSLVTERVEDSGSVDLLTREDKSVRISREPSFSGWFDEDGIPLPARLRNDEVNEEDFVFRLHLVQPQGSENGVLDREGSNNCRHRMEHGGDTDGASTNGLRKQNESYVPLDIENSHDIDKTYTSSTSSYNRVDYNSPFRRNEENPISVSDVLKTLVLILVWYTFSTFLTLYNKTLLGDDMGKFPAPLLMNTIHFAMQAVLSMGITWFWSDRFHSSVMSWKDYFVRVVPTALSTALDVNLSNASLVFISVTFATMCKSAAPIFLLLFAFAFRLESPSVKLLGIILVISVGILLTVAKETEFEFWGFLFVMLAAVMSGFRWTMTQILLQKEAYGLKNPLVLMSYVTPIMAIATALFSLMLDPWHEFRTSTYFNSSWNILRSCLLMLFGGTLAFFMVLTEYILVSVTSAVTVTIAGVVKEAVTILVAVFYFHDEFTWMKGVGLLTIMVGVSLFNWYKYQKLHNGETTAGSPTDGTASKYVILDEMDEEEEDPESSTMHLN